In Campylobacter sp. 2014D-0216, the following proteins share a genomic window:
- a CDS encoding ribonuclease HII: protein MALVGVDEAGRGALAGDMHLSACKLFGDIDGLTDSKKLSAKKREELYGQILAHSNFLILAFSPLQIDTLGLSQCLQLGLKIIKKHFSEDDILYDGNLNYGVVGVKTMIKADMKVQEVSAASILAKVSRDQKMCYFSKIYKNYDFEKHKGYGTKAHIEKIQAFGNSPLHRKSFMLKCIEKSLFD from the coding sequence ATGGCTTTAGTTGGAGTAGATGAAGCTGGACGTGGTGCATTAGCTGGAGATATGCATTTGAGTGCTTGTAAGCTTTTTGGAGATATTGATGGTTTGACTGATTCTAAGAAGTTGAGTGCAAAAAAAAGAGAGGAATTATATGGACAAATCCTTGCACATTCAAATTTTTTAATTCTTGCTTTTTCACCTTTGCAAATTGACACCTTAGGACTTAGTCAATGCTTGCAACTAGGTTTAAAAATCATCAAAAAGCATTTTAGTGAAGATGATATTTTATATGATGGCAATTTAAACTATGGTGTAGTAGGTGTAAAAACTATGATCAAAGCTGATATGAAAGTGCAAGAAGTATCAGCTGCAAGCATACTAGCCAAAGTAAGCCGTGATCAAAAAATGTGTTATTTTTCTAAAATATATAAAAACTATGATTTTGAAAAACATAAAGGTTATGGTACAAAAGCTCATATAGAAAAAATCCAAGCATTTGGAAATTCGCCTTTGCACCGAAAAAGCTTTATGCTAAAGTGTATTGAAAAAAGTTTATTTGATTAA
- a CDS encoding DNA-deoxyinosine glycosylase: MQILTHPFEPFFDENAKILILGSFPSIKSRQENFYYQHNKNRFWRIFEILYDCELKTIADQKAFLKTHHIALWDVIASCKIKNSDDKTISYAKANDINIILKKAKIEKICVLGKIASKYFAKFYPDKDFLELPSSSPANMSYTLEKLVERYRIIKER, encoded by the coding sequence ATGCAGATTTTAACTCATCCTTTTGAACCTTTTTTTGATGAAAACGCAAAAATTTTAATCTTAGGTTCTTTTCCTTCTATAAAATCAAGACAAGAAAATTTTTACTATCAGCACAATAAAAACCGATTTTGGAGAATTTTTGAAATTTTATATGATTGTGAGTTGAAAACTATAGCTGATCAAAAAGCATTTTTAAAAACTCATCATATTGCTTTATGGGATGTGATAGCAAGTTGTAAGATTAAAAATTCAGATGATAAAACCATTTCTTACGCAAAGGCAAATGATATTAATATCATTTTGAAAAAAGCAAAGATAGAAAAAATCTGTGTATTGGGAAAAATCGCAAGTAAGTATTTTGCTAAGTTTTATCCAGATAAAGACTTTTTAGAACTCCCTTCAAGTTCTCCAGCAAATATGAGTTATACTTTAGAAAAATTAGTAGAACGATATCGCATTATAAAGGAAAGATAA
- a CDS encoding cytochrome-c peroxidase has product MKIFSLLILTLLPLFAVEMITPIPESIPYDKEKAILGKKLYMDTSLSKDKKVSCNSCHDVANFGVDNKTFSTGINGIVDEPFHTPTNFNAVFNLAQFWRGNAKDLQEQAKHPLLNPKEMGLKDGAEVEKIVKSNTYYEKEFKRLYGEVSFDNIADALAEFQKTLLTPNSPFDRFLKGDKNAISEQAKRGYNAFLSNGCIACHQGQNIGGNMYQKMGVFVPYDNGTNWQGRYEITKDPHDKFVVKVPSLRNIAKTAPYFHDGSMPTLDACVQFMAYYQLGKFLEQDVVDDIVAFLNSLTGEYHDPLK; this is encoded by the coding sequence ATGAAAATTTTTAGTTTATTGATATTGACTTTATTGCCGCTTTTTGCAGTTGAAATGATCACGCCCATACCAGAAAGTATACCTTATGATAAAGAAAAAGCTATTTTAGGAAAAAAACTTTATATGGATACAAGTCTATCAAAAGACAAAAAAGTATCTTGCAATAGCTGTCATGATGTTGCAAATTTTGGGGTAGATAACAAAACTTTCTCTACAGGCATTAATGGAATAGTAGATGAACCTTTTCATACGCCTACAAATTTCAATGCCGTTTTTAATTTAGCCCAATTTTGGAGAGGTAATGCTAAAGATTTACAAGAACAAGCAAAACACCCTTTGCTTAATCCCAAAGAAATGGGTTTAAAAGATGGTGCAGAAGTTGAAAAAATCGTAAAAAGCAACACTTACTATGAAAAAGAATTTAAAAGACTTTATGGAGAAGTAAGCTTTGATAACATTGCTGATGCCTTAGCTGAATTCCAAAAAACTCTACTAACCCCTAACTCACCTTTTGATCGCTTTTTAAAGGGTGATAAAAATGCCATTAGCGAACAAGCTAAAAGAGGATATAATGCCTTTTTATCAAATGGTTGTATCGCTTGTCATCAAGGACAAAATATAGGTGGAAATATGTACCAAAAAATGGGGGTTTTTGTGCCTTATGACAATGGAACCAATTGGCAAGGACGCTACGAGATCACTAAAGATCCACATGATAAATTTGTAGTCAAAGTACCAAGTCTTAGAAATATAGCTAAAACCGCACCTTATTTTCATGATGGCTCCATGCCAACACTTGATGCTTGTGTGCAATTTATGGCGTATTATCAACTAGGTAAATTTTTAGAACAAGATGTGGTTGATGATATAGTTGCCTTTTTGAATTCTTTAACAGGAGAATACCATGATCCACTCAAATAA
- a CDS encoding aromatic amino acid transport family protein → MLSLFGTAVGAGILFLPIKAGVGGFWPVVVMTLIIFPMVYLSHRALSRFVCQANGNDKDITHAAEEYFGRKVSIFISILYFFAIFPICLAYCVGITNTFESFIYHQFLPLLDPNGSLASAISAMYETSVNEQGKTIANLLPFFRAVFAFVLVSIFMLIMLFSEELITKVCEWLVYPLCAILFLFSLYLIPQWSFESFSAIPGTKEFITIVWLTLPVLVFSFNHSPAISTFSLSMKRQYTDNSVQKANQVLFRTSVMLLAFVMFFVVSCVLSLTPAELNEARAQNIPVLSYFANKLDNPFISYGGPLIAFLAISSSFFGHYFGAREGAYGIVRKCCKLAGNENPDLKKIAVYSTLVMYIVMLVTAYINPSILGFIESLGGPIIAAILFLMPMIAIYTVSKMKKFQNKALDAFVFITGILTIITVIYTF, encoded by the coding sequence ATGCTTTCTCTTTTTGGGACAGCAGTTGGTGCGGGAATTTTATTTTTGCCTATTAAAGCAGGTGTTGGTGGCTTTTGGCCGGTTGTTGTAATGACTTTGATCATTTTTCCAATGGTATATTTAAGTCATAGAGCTTTAAGTCGTTTTGTGTGTCAAGCAAATGGTAATGATAAAGACATTACTCATGCGGCTGAGGAGTATTTTGGTAGAAAAGTAAGTATTTTTATTTCTATACTTTATTTCTTTGCAATCTTCCCAATTTGTTTAGCATATTGCGTAGGTATAACAAATACTTTTGAGAGTTTTATTTATCATCAGTTTTTACCACTTTTAGATCCAAATGGTTCTCTTGCAAGTGCAATTAGTGCAATGTATGAAACAAGTGTAAATGAACAAGGAAAAACAATAGCTAATTTACTTCCATTTTTTAGAGCAGTTTTTGCGTTTGTTTTGGTAAGTATTTTTATGCTTATTATGCTTTTTAGTGAAGAGCTTATCACCAAGGTATGTGAATGGTTGGTTTATCCTTTATGTGCTATTTTATTCTTGTTTTCGTTGTATCTTATTCCACAATGGTCATTTGAAAGTTTTAGTGCTATTCCTGGTACAAAAGAATTTATCACTATAGTATGGTTAACCTTACCGGTTTTAGTATTTTCTTTTAACCACTCACCAGCAATTTCTACTTTTTCTTTAAGTATGAAAAGACAATACACTGATAATTCAGTGCAAAAAGCAAATCAAGTATTATTTAGAACTTCTGTAATGTTGCTTGCTTTTGTTATGTTTTTTGTTGTATCTTGTGTGCTTTCTTTAACTCCTGCAGAGCTTAATGAAGCTAGAGCACAAAATATCCCTGTTCTTTCTTATTTTGCAAATAAACTTGATAATCCTTTTATTTCTTATGGCGGTCCATTGATTGCATTTTTAGCAATTTCTAGTTCTTTCTTTGGGCACTATTTTGGTGCAAGAGAAGGTGCTTATGGTATAGTGAGAAAATGTTGCAAATTAGCAGGTAATGAAAATCCTGATTTGAAAAAAATCGCAGTTTATTCAACTTTGGTAATGTATATTGTAATGTTAGTCACTGCTTATATTAATCCAAGTATTTTAGGTTTCATTGAAAGTTTAGGTGGGCCAATTATCGCAGCGATTTTATTCTTAATGCCAATGATTGCAATTTATACTGTTTCTAAAATGAAAAAATTCCAAAACAAAGCATTAGATGCTTTTGTGTTTATTACAGGAATTTTGACAATCATAACTGTAATCTATACTTTTTAA
- the murI gene encoding glutamate racemase, translating to MRLGVFDSGVGGLSVLKSLLHAKLFKEYIYYGDTARVPYGVKDKDTIIKFSLEALEFFKEKKVDMLIIACNTVSAYALEILRANAPFPVLGVIDAGVLAVKNSLKDKNSNILVIATQATVNSHAYKQALLQEGFLKVEEKATGLFVPMVEEGIFHGNFLNAAFEHYFKGLEFKPSALILACTHFPLIAQALGEYFGANVKLIHSGEAIALQLQQEFDLKTIQEEAAVKFYASSDVKKLERIAKLWL from the coding sequence ATGAGATTAGGCGTTTTTGATAGCGGTGTAGGTGGTCTTAGCGTTTTAAAATCTTTACTTCATGCAAAACTTTTTAAAGAATACATCTACTATGGCGATACAGCAAGAGTACCTTATGGGGTAAAAGATAAAGATACTATCATCAAATTTTCTCTAGAAGCTTTAGAGTTTTTCAAAGAAAAAAAAGTTGATATGCTTATTATCGCTTGTAACACAGTCAGCGCGTATGCTTTAGAAATTTTAAGAGCTAATGCTCCTTTCCCAGTTCTTGGTGTGATAGATGCAGGAGTTTTAGCGGTAAAAAATTCTTTAAAAGATAAAAACTCTAATATATTAGTCATTGCAACACAAGCTACGGTAAATTCTCATGCATATAAACAAGCCTTATTACAAGAAGGTTTTTTGAAGGTAGAAGAAAAAGCAACAGGACTTTTTGTGCCAATGGTTGAAGAAGGAATTTTTCATGGTAACTTTTTAAACGCAGCCTTTGAACACTATTTTAAAGGGCTTGAGTTTAAACCTAGTGCTTTAATTTTGGCATGTACTCATTTTCCTTTGATTGCACAAGCATTGGGAGAATACTTTGGAGCTAATGTAAAGTTAATCCACTCAGGTGAAGCTATAGCCTTGCAATTGCAACAAGAATTTGATCTAAAGACTATTCAAGAGGAAGCAGCTGTTAAATTTTATGCTTCTAGTGATGTAAAAAAATTAGAAAGAATTGCAAAGTTATGGCTTTAA
- a CDS encoding L-serine ammonia-lyase, protein MSSNLSIFKVGVGPSSSHTLGPMLAGNMFCEKIKDKITQITKIQIRLYGSLSLTGKGHLSDKAIIWGLSGLKAKELNAALQDRVFNKILQDKILVLNAQKELSFDYDQDLIFEKDFLPLHENGLKVSAYGQDNEIIAEEIYYSVGGGFVMSEAELQKHKDGSSEQKHAKLELDINHASDALRICEEKSWDLAKLSYEYELQFHTKEEIRAYCLEIWEVMQEVYYNGIHPSSDYLPGNLRLKRRAKGLNERLAMTSDPLGIIDFISLYAIAVAEENASGARVVTAPTNGACAVVPAVMLYLKNHTVGFNDEKAINFLLAAMLIGSFYKKNASISGAEAGCQAEIGSASSMAAGAMATVMGFDAKIACNAAEIAMEHHLGLTCDPVSGLVQIPCIERNAFGAIKAISAARMAMSRKSTPKVSLDEVIKTMYETGKDMNSKYKETSLGGLATNLTSVC, encoded by the coding sequence ATGAGTAGTAATTTAAGTATATTTAAAGTTGGTGTTGGTCCTTCATCTTCTCATACTTTAGGACCAATGTTAGCGGGTAATATGTTTTGTGAAAAGATTAAAGATAAAATCACGCAAATTACAAAAATTCAAATCAGACTTTATGGTTCTTTGTCATTAACTGGCAAAGGCCATTTAAGTGATAAAGCTATTATATGGGGTTTAAGTGGTTTAAAAGCAAAAGAGTTAAATGCTGCTTTGCAAGATCGTGTTTTTAATAAAATTTTGCAAGATAAAATTTTGGTTTTAAATGCCCAAAAAGAATTAAGTTTTGATTATGATCAAGACTTGATTTTTGAAAAAGATTTTTTACCTTTACATGAAAATGGCTTAAAGGTAAGTGCTTATGGTCAAGATAATGAAATCATCGCAGAAGAAATTTATTATTCGGTGGGCGGTGGTTTTGTGATGAGTGAAGCTGAGCTTCAAAAACATAAAGATGGTTCTAGTGAGCAAAAACATGCTAAATTAGAACTTGATATTAATCATGCTAGCGATGCTTTAAGAATTTGTGAAGAAAAGTCATGGGACTTAGCAAAACTTTCTTATGAATATGAGCTTCAATTTCATACCAAGGAAGAAATTAGGGCTTATTGTTTAGAAATTTGGGAAGTTATGCAAGAAGTTTATTATAATGGAATTCATCCAAGTTCAGATTATCTTCCAGGAAATTTACGCTTAAAACGCCGCGCTAAAGGGTTAAATGAGCGTTTAGCGATGACAAGCGATCCTTTGGGGATTATTGACTTTATTTCTTTGTATGCTATTGCAGTAGCAGAAGAGAATGCAAGCGGAGCAAGAGTGGTAACTGCACCAACTAATGGTGCGTGTGCGGTTGTACCAGCTGTTATGCTTTATCTTAAAAATCACACGGTTGGGTTTAATGATGAAAAAGCTATTAACTTTTTGCTTGCTGCGATGTTAATAGGTTCTTTTTATAAGAAAAATGCAAGTATCAGTGGTGCTGAAGCTGGTTGCCAAGCAGAAATTGGAAGTGCAAGTTCTATGGCAGCAGGTGCTATGGCTACTGTAATGGGTTTTGATGCAAAAATAGCATGTAATGCAGCAGAAATTGCAATGGAGCACCATTTAGGATTAACTTGTGATCCAGTGAGTGGTCTAGTGCAAATTCCTTGTATAGAAAGAAATGCTTTTGGGGCGATTAAGGCCATTTCGGCTGCTAGAATGGCAATGAGTAGAAAATCTACACCAAAAGTAAGTCTTGATGAGGTTATAAAAACTATGTATGAAACCGGCAAGGATATGAACTCAAAATACAAAGAAACCTCCTTAGGCGGTTTAGCTACTAATCTTACAAGTGTATGTTAA
- the map gene encoding type I methionyl aminopeptidase → MIEIKKPAEIEKLRKANELVARTLDYLESIIVPGMSLKEIDIKAEEFILKHGAKPSFKGLYGFPGSICISLNQACIHGIGDERILKEGDILGLDVGTCIDGYYGDAARTIPIGKISATDEALIACAKDALYYAIDIIKEGMRFKELSYELGEFITQRGFVPLKGYCGHGIGKKPHGEPEIPNYLEPGASAKSGPKIKNGMVFCIEPMVCQKDGTPVHLKGNWEAGSKDGLNAAHYEHCVAIINGKADILSK, encoded by the coding sequence ATGATAGAAATCAAAAAACCAGCAGAAATAGAAAAATTACGCAAGGCAAATGAGCTTGTAGCTAGAACGCTTGATTATCTAGAAAGCATTATTGTGCCAGGCATGAGTTTAAAAGAAATTGACATCAAAGCAGAAGAATTTATACTAAAACATGGGGCAAAGCCATCATTTAAAGGGTTGTATGGTTTTCCAGGTAGTATTTGTATTTCGCTTAATCAAGCTTGCATCCATGGTATAGGCGATGAGCGTATTTTAAAGGAAGGCGATATTTTAGGACTTGACGTGGGTACATGCATAGATGGATATTATGGAGATGCGGCAAGAACTATTCCTATAGGCAAAATTTCAGCCACCGATGAGGCATTGATTGCTTGTGCTAAAGATGCTTTGTATTATGCTATAGATATTATAAAAGAAGGTATGCGTTTTAAAGAGCTTTCTTATGAACTTGGAGAGTTTATTACTCAAAGAGGTTTTGTGCCTTTAAAGGGCTATTGTGGACACGGTATAGGCAAAAAACCACACGGAGAGCCTGAAATTCCAAACTATCTAGAGCCAGGTGCTAGTGCAAAAAGTGGTCCAAAGATCAAAAATGGTATGGTATTTTGTATAGAGCCTATGGTGTGTCAAAAAGATGGCACTCCAGTGCATTTAAAAGGCAACTGGGAGGCAGGAAGTAAAGATGGTTTAAATGCAGCCCATTATGAGCATTGTGTTGCGATTATCAATGGAAAAGCAGATATTTTATCTAAGTAA
- a CDS encoding type II asparaginase has protein sequence MALSLGAGILEAKPKVAILATGGTIAGSIDSSVATTGYTAGVLGVDALIKAVPQIQDLAVISGEQVANIDSKDMTNEIWLKLAKEVNRLLNSDVDGVVITHGTDTMEETAYFLNLTVKSNKPVVLVGAMRPSTAISADGPKNLYNAVALAANPEAKNKGVMVAMNDRIQSARGVMKTHSLNVDAFSSPDMGDMGYIVDGKVFFYNTNTKLHTKKSPFDVSKLKELPKVDILYSYANDGSGVAAKALFENGTKGIVVAGTGAGSIHDYQKNVLKELLKKGLNVAVSSRVASGRVAVSSADAKLGFIDTGDMSPQKARVLLMLALTKTTNPKKIQEYFLKY, from the coding sequence ATGGCACTAAGTTTAGGAGCGGGAATTTTGGAAGCAAAACCAAAAGTTGCGATCTTAGCTACAGGTGGGACTATCGCAGGATCGATTGATAGTTCAGTAGCTACTACAGGTTATACAGCGGGGGTTTTAGGCGTAGATGCTTTGATTAAGGCAGTGCCTCAAATTCAGGATTTAGCTGTAATTAGCGGAGAACAAGTTGCGAATATTGATAGTAAAGATATGACAAATGAAATTTGGCTTAAACTTGCTAAAGAGGTTAATCGCCTTTTAAATTCTGATGTAGATGGAGTGGTGATCACACATGGAACTGACACCATGGAAGAAACCGCATACTTTTTAAATTTAACCGTTAAAAGCAATAAGCCAGTTGTATTAGTTGGAGCAATGCGCCCATCGACCGCAATTAGTGCAGATGGTCCTAAAAATCTTTACAATGCTGTGGCTTTAGCAGCCAATCCTGAAGCAAAAAACAAAGGTGTAATGGTAGCTATGAATGATAGAATTCAAAGCGCTAGAGGTGTGATGAAAACTCATAGCTTAAATGTAGATGCTTTTAGTTCACCTGATATGGGAGATATGGGTTATATCGTAGATGGTAAAGTATTTTTTTACAACACAAACACAAAATTACACACTAAAAAATCTCCATTTGATGTTAGCAAGTTAAAAGAATTACCAAAAGTTGATATTCTTTATAGTTATGCAAATGATGGTAGTGGTGTTGCTGCAAAGGCATTGTTTGAAAATGGAACCAAAGGTATTGTGGTAGCAGGAACAGGCGCAGGTAGTATACATGATTATCAAAAAAATGTATTAAAAGAATTGCTTAAAAAAGGACTTAATGTAGCAGTTAGTTCACGTGTAGCATCTGGTAGAGTGGCAGTAAGTTCAGCGGATGCAAAACTTGGCTTTATTGATACAGGCGATATGAGTCCTCAAAAAGCAAGAGTATTGTTAATGCTTGCATTAACCAAAACAACCAATCCTAAAAAAATCCAAGAATATTTCTTAAAATACTAA
- the rplO gene encoding 50S ribosomal protein L15, producing the protein MNLTKAPGSTHKTKRIGRGQGSGMGKTSTKGGKGQTARKGYNEKRGFEGGQQPLQRRLPKVGFTSKFEKPYVINVEKITAIKELSEITFETINSIHKLSKNVNKVKLIGASAKDLANKIKDEKITFSGQK; encoded by the coding sequence ATGAATTTAACAAAAGCACCAGGTTCAACACATAAAACCAAAAGAATAGGCCGTGGTCAAGGTAGTGGTATGGGTAAAACTTCTACTAAAGGTGGAAAAGGCCAAACTGCTAGAAAAGGTTATAACGAAAAAAGAGGTTTTGAAGGGGGTCAACAGCCACTTCAAAGACGTTTGCCAAAAGTAGGTTTTACTTCTAAATTCGAAAAACCTTATGTGATTAATGTTGAAAAAATCACAGCGATCAAAGAGCTTAGCGAAATTACATTTGAAACAATCAATAGCATTCATAAGCTTTCAAAAAATGTAAACAAAGTTAAGCTTATTGGGGCAAGCGCTAAAGATCTTGCTAACAAAATCAAAGATGAGAAGATCACTTTTAGCGGACAAAAATAA
- a CDS encoding MFS transporter — MHHYKKAVIALALSSFCMGVTEFVMAGVLIDIQNYFNIDAKTAGWLTTLYAIGVVIGALSFTIFLSPYQRHVQLIVNISIFALANLAIYFSDSFYLSAFARFIAGTQHGVFYIIATLAIVSIAPENKKSQAIAIMITGLTVALISGVPIGTFIGHYFGFKYIFLLIFILSVIALLGIVFMMPKNIHSNPIRFKDFIPAFSNTNLLMTYTISICGCGAHFILYTYLQKLLVEKSGFDVAMIGYILLFYGICAIFGNLWGGKMVDRYGAVYSLRIILSIQVLIYLSFLLTMHSQILVIVSLSLIGFFSFSTISAFKVLSIAKAKRYTHKAQESTVSVNEASFNVGIALASFIGGLVLTYFGIEFNALFSAIFVLPALLIVFIFAKDKIHRIQRKI; from the coding sequence TTGCATCATTATAAAAAAGCTGTCATTGCTTTGGCATTAAGCTCATTTTGTATGGGTGTAACTGAATTTGTAATGGCTGGAGTGTTAATTGATATACAAAATTACTTCAACATTGACGCAAAGACTGCAGGTTGGCTTACTACTTTATATGCAATAGGAGTAGTTATTGGGGCTTTATCTTTTACTATTTTTCTAAGTCCTTATCAAAGACATGTTCAATTGATTGTTAATATCTCGATTTTTGCACTTGCTAATTTAGCGATTTATTTTAGCGATAGTTTTTACCTGAGTGCATTTGCAAGATTTATCGCAGGTACGCAACATGGAGTGTTTTACATCATTGCTACCTTGGCTATTGTATCCATTGCTCCAGAAAATAAAAAAAGCCAAGCCATTGCGATCATGATAACAGGACTTACAGTGGCATTAATTAGCGGGGTTCCAATAGGAACTTTCATCGGGCATTATTTTGGTTTTAAATATATATTCTTACTTATTTTTATTTTAAGTGTAATTGCACTTTTGGGAATTGTATTCATGATGCCAAAAAATATTCATTCTAATCCTATCCGTTTTAAAGATTTCATTCCTGCATTTTCTAACACCAATCTTTTGATGACTTATACCATTTCTATATGTGGATGTGGGGCGCATTTTATACTTTATACATATTTACAAAAACTATTAGTTGAAAAAAGTGGTTTTGATGTTGCGATGATTGGTTATATTTTACTATTTTATGGAATATGTGCCATATTTGGCAATCTTTGGGGTGGAAAAATGGTTGATAGATACGGCGCGGTTTATTCTTTAAGAATTATACTAAGTATTCAAGTGTTGATTTATCTTAGCTTTTTACTAACAATGCATTCTCAGATCTTAGTGATAGTATCTTTATCACTCATAGGGTTTTTTTCTTTTTCTACTATTTCAGCTTTTAAAGTTTTAAGCATAGCAAAAGCCAAGCGATACACTCACAAAGCCCAAGAAAGTACAGTAAGTGTCAACGAAGCCTCGTTTAATGTGGGCATTGCACTTGCATCTTTTATCGGGGGTTTGGTTTTGACCTATTTTGGTATAGAGTTTAATGCGTTATTTTCGGCGATATTTGTCTTGCCTGCTTTACTTATTGTTTTTATATTTGCTAAAGACAAAATACATCGTATCCAAAGGAAGATTTAA
- a CDS encoding ferritin family protein, whose amino-acid sequence MRQYESYKCQKCGNEVEVQNVGGGTLSCCGQEMECITQDLTAVNLMKAFAGESMARNKYDLFADIAQEEGWHAIARHFKEAAENEKWHARAEFKAYHELVDGKALEETAKNLICAADGENYEHTTMYPNFAKIAEDEGKRNIARLFTAIGKVEIEHEREYLALKKMLEEEDFFNSDVEELWVCEVCGHIHRGKKAPNACPLCRAPKEYFKREFLG is encoded by the coding sequence ATGAGACAATATGAAAGTTACAAATGTCAAAAATGTGGCAATGAGGTAGAAGTGCAAAATGTAGGTGGTGGAACACTAAGTTGCTGTGGACAAGAAATGGAGTGCATTACTCAGGATTTGACTGCGGTTAATTTAATGAAAGCTTTTGCGGGTGAATCTATGGCTAGAAATAAGTATGATTTGTTTGCTGATATTGCTCAAGAAGAAGGTTGGCATGCTATTGCTAGACACTTTAAAGAAGCAGCGGAAAATGAAAAATGGCACGCAAGAGCTGAATTTAAAGCGTATCATGAATTAGTAGATGGTAAAGCTTTAGAGGAAACTGCAAAAAATTTAATCTGCGCAGCAGATGGAGAAAATTACGAACATACCACAATGTATCCTAATTTTGCAAAAATCGCAGAAGATGAGGGTAAAAGAAATATCGCAAGATTATTCACTGCTATAGGCAAGGTAGAGATAGAACACGAAAGAGAGTATTTGGCGCTTAAAAAAATGCTTGAAGAGGAAGACTTTTTTAATTCAGATGTAGAAGAATTATGGGTATGTGAAGTTTGTGGGCATATTCATCGTGGTAAAAAAGCACCAAATGCCTGTCCTTTGTGTAGAGCTCCAAAAGAGTATTTTAAACGTGAATTTTTAGGATAA
- the secY gene encoding preprotein translocase subunit SecY, with protein MNKTLTNKILITLAFLFAYRILAYVPVPGVNVSVIKEFFDSNASNALGLFNMFSGGAAERLSIISLGIMPYITASIIMELLAATFPNIGKMKKERDGMQKYMQIIRYATIAITLVQSIGVSIGLQSLHGKAGQSAIMIDMNTFIALSAISMLAGTMLLMWIGEQITQRGIGNGISLIIFGGIVSTIPGAISGTVNLVNTGEMNFLTIIAILVVILLTIWAIIVVELGERRIPISYSRKVIMQNQNKRIMNYIPIKINLSGVIPPIFASAILMFPSTILQTSTNEYVLKIYDFLNPNGFFFHFLTFLLVIFFAYFYASIVFNAKDIAENLKRQGGFIPGIRPGEGTANYLNEVASRLTLSGSIYLGLVATLPWLIVKLFGVPFYFGGTSVLIVVQVALDTMRKIEAQIYMNKYQTLSAVGL; from the coding sequence ATGAATAAAACATTGACAAATAAAATTCTCATAACATTAGCTTTTTTATTCGCTTATAGAATACTAGCTTATGTTCCAGTTCCGGGGGTTAATGTCAGTGTTATCAAGGAATTTTTTGATTCTAATGCATCTAATGCATTAGGCTTGTTTAATATGTTTAGTGGGGGTGCTGCTGAAAGACTTAGCATCATCTCTCTAGGCATTATGCCTTATATTACTGCTTCGATTATTATGGAGCTTTTAGCGGCAACTTTTCCTAATATAGGAAAAATGAAAAAAGAACGCGATGGTATGCAAAAATACATGCAAATCATTCGTTATGCTACTATAGCTATCACTTTAGTGCAAAGTATAGGTGTTTCTATCGGCTTGCAAAGTCTTCACGGAAAAGCAGGTCAATCAGCCATTATGATTGATATGAACACTTTCATTGCGCTTTCTGCTATTTCTATGCTTGCAGGTACTATGCTCTTAATGTGGATAGGTGAGCAAATCACTCAACGTGGTATAGGAAATGGTATTTCTTTAATTATCTTTGGTGGTATTGTTTCTACAATTCCAGGTGCAATTAGTGGAACAGTAAATTTGGTAAATACAGGCGAGATGAATTTCTTGACTATCATTGCCATTTTAGTTGTAATTTTACTTACTATTTGGGCTATTATAGTAGTAGAGCTTGGAGAGAGAAGAATTCCTATTTCTTACTCAAGAAAAGTAATCATGCAAAATCAAAACAAGCGTATTATGAATTATATACCTATTAAGATCAACTTAAGTGGTGTTATTCCTCCTATTTTTGCGAGCGCGATTTTGATGTTTCCAAGTACTATTTTACAAACAAGTACAAACGAATATGTGTTAAAAATTTATGACTTTTTAAATCCAAATGGATTTTTCTTTCACTTTTTAACGTTTTTGCTTGTTATTTTCTTTGCGTATTTTTATGCATCTATTGTATTTAATGCAAAAGATATAGCTGAAAATCTTAAAAGACAAGGTGGTTTTATACCAGGTATTAGACCAGGTGAAGGAACCGCAAATTATCTTAATGAGGTAGCATCAAGATTAACACTTTCAGGTTCTATTTACTTAGGACTTGTAGCTACATTGCCGTGGCTGATTGTAAAGCTATTTGGTGTGCCTTTTTATTTTGGTGGAACTTCTGTTTTGATCGTAGTGCAAGTTGCGCTAGATACAATGAGAAAAATTGAAGCTCAAATTTATATGAATAAATACCAAACTTTAAGTGCAGTAGGCTTATAA